The Benincasa hispida cultivar B227 chromosome 9, ASM972705v1, whole genome shotgun sequence genome has a segment encoding these proteins:
- the LOC120087096 gene encoding phosphatidylinositol 4-phosphate 5-kinase 5-like, which produces MDGQKSQLKLTRTQSSLLRSSPTFRSSFHSLSSITEGELIAVHQEDDDEEKQRPKKPRRSGSSPRTGLNRFANRVLVMALLLCFTSFSLLFAFFFLRKDGLLPSENLLLALIFVAITLVFVSKNKGLILHILSFIKHSWHQSTKKLCYTRTDSTPVQWYIGDSNGAEDDAQKQSKIIREGVEFYSNGDFYEGEFHNGSCNGSGVYNYFLSGRYEGDWVDGRYDGYGVEGWAKGSRYRGQYRQGLRHGFGVYKFFTGDSYAGEWYNGQSHGVGFQTCADGSCYVGEFKRGVKHGLGCYYFRNGDRYAGEYFGDKVHGFGIYHFVNGHCYEGSWHEGQRQGYGTYTFRNSEAKCGEWDGGSLKNPLLPLNDSVLQAVQAARKAARNAINLPRLDEQVNKAVVAANRAATAARVAAIKAVQNRMDGKFCDSDV; this is translated from the exons ATGGATGGCCAGAAAAGTCAGTTGAAGCTTACGAGAACTCAGTCGTCGTTACTCCGTTCTTCACCGACTTTTCGATCGTCCTTTCATAGTTTATCGTCCATCACAGAGGGGGAACTCATCGCTGTTCATCAggaggatgatgatgaagagaAGCAGAGGCCTAAGAAGCCTCGTAGGTCCGGTTCATCGCCGAGAACCGGATTGAACCGATTTGCGAACCGTGTTCTTGTTATGGCTTTGCTTCTTTGCTTTACCTCCTTTTCGTTGCTCTTTGCGTTCTTCTTTCTAAGGAAGGATGGGCTACTCCCTTCGGAAAACTTGTTGTTGGCTTTGATTTTTGTTGCTATTACGCTTGTATTTGTTAGCAAGAATAAGGGGTTAATTTTACATATTCTTTCGTTTATCAAGCATTCCTGGCACCAGAGTACGAAGAAATTATGTTACACCAGGACGGATTCGACTCCGGTCCAGTGGTACATTGGGGATTCGAACGGAGCCGAAGACGACGCCCAAAAGCAGAGTAAAATTATCAGAGAGGGCGTAGAGTTCTATAGCAATGGCGATTTCTACGAGGGTGAGTTTCACAACGGGAGTTGTAATGGTAGTGGTGTTTATAACTATTTCCTAAGTGGTAGATACGAAGGAGATTGGGTCGATGGGAGGTATGATGGCTATGGGGTTGAGGGCTGGGCGAAAGGGAGTCGTTACAGAGGCCAATATCGACAGGGTCTTAGACATGGATTTGGAGTCTATAAGTTCTTCACGGGGGATTCCTATGCCGGTGAGTGGTACAATGGCCAAAGCCATGGCGTTGGGTTTCAGACTTGTGCTGATGGTAGCTGCTATGTTGGCGAGTTCAAGCGCGGCGTTAAGCATGGCCTTGGATGCTACTATTTCAG AAATGGAGATAGATATGCTGGAGAATACTTCGGGGACAAAGTACACGGTTTTGGAATTTACCATTTCGTAAATGGCCATTGTTACGAAGGATCATGGCATGAAGGCCAAAGGCAAGGATATGGTACATATACTTTCCGAAACAGCGAGGCGAAATGCGGAGAATGGGATGGTGGCAGCCTCAAGAATCCTCTCTTGCCGCTGAACGACAGCGTTCTCCAAGCTGTTCAG GCAGCTAGAAAGGCAGCAAGGAACGCTATAAACCTTCCCCGGTTGGATGAACAAGTGAATAAAGCTGTGGTTGCTGCTAATAGAGCGGCCACTGCGGCCAGAGTTGCTGCCATCAAAGCCGTTCAAAATCGAATGGATGGTAAATTTTGCGATTCTGATGTTTAA
- the LOC120085857 gene encoding E3 ubiquitin-protein ligase RZF1 isoform X4, translating into MSFSPPQRTTNNHNITTFQLYWCHRCHRTVTHAAAPPSELTCPRCFGQFIEEIHLTLPQFDPSPAARLLEALSLMLNQPIRLLNNGTPNANRRRPPLHRFDDFDRRSFSDPEGDELPHWRTRWRGRSLDERDNSGLPPNPNRSRTVIVFGPPDQLQPIQPILPRRADPRDYFTGPQLDELIEELTQNDRPGQPPASEEAIERIPTVKITAEHLKNDVHCPICKEEFEVGGEARELSCKHIYHSECIVPWLRLHNSCPVCRQEMPLLTPENGASGSSEDEEGIGRRCTRWWSQLVSWPFRNRYRQISPMPRNRFSASREINSRGGM; encoded by the exons ATGTCTTTCAGCCCACCCCAACGCACAACGAACAACCACAATATCACAACCTTCCAGCTCTATTGGTGCCACCGATGCCACCGGACCGTCACACACGCCGCCGCACCCCCCTCGGAGCTTACCTGCCCCCGCTGTTTCGGACAGTTCATTGAAGAGATCCATCTCACCCTCCCTCAATTTGATCCCTCGCCAGCAGCCCGTTTACTTGAAGCCCTCTCACTAATGCTCAACCAGCCAATTCGTCTCTTAAACAACGGAACCCCAAATGCAAACCGTCGCCGTCCACCATTGCACAGGTTCGACGATTTCGACAGGAGATCATTTAGTGATCCTGAAGGAGACGAATTGCCTCACTGGCGAACACGGTGGCGCGGTCGAAGCCTGGATGAGAGGGACAATTCTGGCCTACCCCCAAATCCAAACCGGTCTCGAACTGTCATTGTTTTCGGTCCTCCCGACCAACTTCAGCCAATTCAACCGATATTACCACGGAGAGCTGATCCTAGAGACTACTTCACTGGACCACAACTCGACGAATTAATTGAAGAACTGACACAGAACGACCGACCGGGGCAGCCACCAGCAAGTGAGGAAGCAATCGAGAGGATTCCAACTGTGAAAATAACAGCAGAGCATCTGAAGAACGACGTGCACTGCCCAATTTGTAAGGAGGAGTTTGAAGTCGGGGGAGAAGCAAGGGAATTGAGTTGTAAGCATATATACCATTCGGAGTGCATAGTGCCATGGCTTCGGCTTCATAACTCTTGCCCAGTTTGTAGGCAAGAGATGCCACTGTTGACGCCGGAGAATGGAGCATCGGGAAGTTCTGAAGATGAAGAAGGGATCGGGAGAAGATGTACCAGGTGGTGGAGTCAATTGGTGTCATGGCCATTTCGGAATAGGTATAGGCAGATTAGTCCAATGCCACGGAACCGCTTCAGTGCTTCTCGAG AAATTAATTCAAGGGGTG GAATGTAA
- the LOC120086154 gene encoding probable N-succinyldiaminopimelate aminotransferase DapC, producing the protein MRIQCTWTLNRFQFRPSVSFRCINIQPTPSSFRSSVLATMSTVSTENTIVSDQNGSTNDTHKPLQVSNRLEKFKTTIFTRMSNLAIQYGGINLGQGFPNFDGPDFVKEAAIQAIKDGKNQYARGYGVPDLNLAIAERFKKDTGLVVDPEKEVTVTSGCTEAIAATMLGLINPGDEVILFAPFYDSYEATLSMAGAKIKCITLRPPDFALPINELRSAISKDTRAVLINTPHNPTGKMFTKDELNEIASLCIENDVLVFADEVYDKLSFEMDHISIASLPGMYERTVTMNSLGKTFSLTGWKIGWAIAPPHLTWGVRQAHAFLTFATSTPMQSAAATALRAPDSYYEELRKDYLAKKTILEKGLKAVGFKVFPSSGTYFIIVDHTPFGLKNDVEFCEYLIKEVGVVAIPTSVFYLNPEDGKNLVRFTFCKDENTLKAAVERMKEKLIRKS; encoded by the exons ATGCGGATCCAATGCACCTGGACCCTCAACCGCTTTCAATTCAGGCCTTCCGTTTCGTTCAGATGTATTAATATTCAGCCAACGCCAAGTTCTTTTCGCTCATCAGTTCTGGCCACCATGTCCACCGTTTCCACTGAAAACACCATCGTTTCCGACCAGAATGGATCGACCAACGACACTCATAAGCCATTACAG GTTTCAAACCGGCTCGAAAAGTTCAAAACAACCATTTTCACTAGAATGAGTAACTTGGCAATTCAGTATGGGGGAATAAACCTCGGCCAAGGTTTTCCAAACTTTGATGGTCCCGATTTTGTAAAGGAAGCAGCAATTCAAGCCATCAAGGACGGGAAAAATCAATATGCTCGTGGATATGGAGTGCCAGATTTGAACTTGGCCATTGCTGAGAGATTCAAGAAAGATACTGGACTTGTTGTTGATCCTGAGAAGGAAGTTACAGTTACCTCCGGGTGCACCGAAGCAATTGCTGCAACCATGCTTGGGTTAATAAATCCTGGAGATGAGGTTATCCTTTTTGCTCCTTTTTATGATTCTTATGAAGCCACTCTATCAATGGCTGGTGCCAAAATCAAGTGCATCACATTACGCCCTCCAGATTTTGCTCTCCCTATAAATGAGCTCAGGTCTGCAATCTCAAAGGATACACGGGCAGTTCTTATTAACACGCCACACAACCCAACCGGAAAAATGTTCACAAAGGATGAATTGAATGAGATTGCCTCTCTCTGCATCGAGAATGATGTGTTAGTTTTTGCTGATGAAGTTTATGACAAGTTGTCTTTTGAAATGGACCACATTTCCATAGCCTCTCTTCCGGGAATGTACGAGCGCACCGTTACCATGAATTCGTTAGGAAAAACATTCTCCCTCACTGGTTGGAAGATAGGGTGGGCAATCGCCCCGCCTCATTTGACATGGGGTGTGCGACAAGCACATGCTTTCCTTACGTTTGCTACTTCCACTCCAATGCAGTCAGCTGCTGCTACAGCTCTCCGAGCACCTGATTCTTACTATGAGGAGCTGAGGAAAGATTATTTAGCAAAGAAAACCATTTTAGAAAAGGGACTGAAGGCAGTTGGTTTCAAGGTCTTTCCATCAAGCGGAACCTACTTTATCATTGTCGACCACACCCCTTTCGGGTTGAAGAATGACGTCGAATTTTGTGAGTATCTGATCAAAGAAGTTGGAGTTGTTGCTATTCCAACCAGTGTTTTCTACCTTAACCCAGAAGATGGGAAAAATCTAGTTAGATTTACATTCTGCAAAGATGAGAACACCCTCAAGGCCGCTGTAGAGAGGATGAAGGAGAAGCTAATAAGGAAGTCGTGA
- the LOC120085857 gene encoding E3 ubiquitin-protein ligase RZF1 isoform X3, with the protein MSFSPPQRTTNNHNITTFQLYWCHRCHRTVTHAAAPPSELTCPRCFGQFIEEIHLTLPQFDPSPAARLLEALSLMLNQPIRLLNNGTPNANRRRPPLHRFDDFDRRSFSDPEGDELPHWRTRWRGRSLDERDNSGLPPNPNRSRTVIVFGPPDQLQPIQPILPRRADPRDYFTGPQLDELIEELTQNDRPGQPPASEEAIERIPTVKITAEHLKNDVHCPICKEEFEVGGEARELSFCRQEMPLLTPENGASGSSEDEEGIGRRCTRWWSQLVSWPFRNRYRQISPMPRNRFSASREINSRGGLSYLSSLVLLMSMFLLQITWILLEPLR; encoded by the exons ATGTCTTTCAGCCCACCCCAACGCACAACGAACAACCACAATATCACAACCTTCCAGCTCTATTGGTGCCACCGATGCCACCGGACCGTCACACACGCCGCCGCACCCCCCTCGGAGCTTACCTGCCCCCGCTGTTTCGGACAGTTCATTGAAGAGATCCATCTCACCCTCCCTCAATTTGATCCCTCGCCAGCAGCCCGTTTACTTGAAGCCCTCTCACTAATGCTCAACCAGCCAATTCGTCTCTTAAACAACGGAACCCCAAATGCAAACCGTCGCCGTCCACCATTGCACAGGTTCGACGATTTCGACAGGAGATCATTTAGTGATCCTGAAGGAGACGAATTGCCTCACTGGCGAACACGGTGGCGCGGTCGAAGCCTGGATGAGAGGGACAATTCTGGCCTACCCCCAAATCCAAACCGGTCTCGAACTGTCATTGTTTTCGGTCCTCCCGACCAACTTCAGCCAATTCAACCGATATTACCACGGAGAGCTGATCCTAGAGACTACTTCACTGGACCACAACTCGACGAATTAATTGAAGAACTGACACAGAACGACCGACCGGGGCAGCCACCAGCAAGTGAGGAAGCAATCGAGAGGATTCCAACTGTGAAAATAACAGCAGAGCATCTGAAGAACGACGTGCACTGCCCAATTTGTAAGGAGGAGTTTGAAGTCGGGGGAGAAGCAAGGGAATTGAGTT TTTGTAGGCAAGAGATGCCACTGTTGACGCCGGAGAATGGAGCATCGGGAAGTTCTGAAGATGAAGAAGGGATCGGGAGAAGATGTACCAGGTGGTGGAGTCAATTGGTGTCATGGCCATTTCGGAATAGGTATAGGCAGATTAGTCCAATGCCACGGAACCGCTTCAGTGCTTCTCGAG AAATTAATTCAAGGGGTGGTTTGTCCTACCTCTCTTCCTTAGTCCTTTTAATGTCGATGTTTTTGCTACAAATAACTTGGATTTTACTTGAACCTCTTCGTTAG
- the LOC120085857 gene encoding E3 ubiquitin-protein ligase RING1 isoform X5: MSFSPPQRTTNNHNITTFQLYWCHRCHRTVTHAAAPPSELTCPRCFGQFIEEIHLTLPQFDPSPAARLLEALSLMLNQPIRLLNNGTPNANRRRPPLHRFDDFDRRSFSDPEGDELPHWRTRWRGRSLDERDNSGLPPNPNRSRTVIVFGPPDQLQPIQPILPRRADPRDYFTGPQLDELIEELTQNDRPGQPPASEEAIERIPTVKITAEHLKNDVHCPICKEEFEVGGEARELSCKHIYHSECIVPWLRLHNSCPVCRQEMPLLTPENGASGSSEDEEGIGRRCTRWWSQLVSWPFRNRYRQISPMPRNRFSASRGM; encoded by the exons ATGTCTTTCAGCCCACCCCAACGCACAACGAACAACCACAATATCACAACCTTCCAGCTCTATTGGTGCCACCGATGCCACCGGACCGTCACACACGCCGCCGCACCCCCCTCGGAGCTTACCTGCCCCCGCTGTTTCGGACAGTTCATTGAAGAGATCCATCTCACCCTCCCTCAATTTGATCCCTCGCCAGCAGCCCGTTTACTTGAAGCCCTCTCACTAATGCTCAACCAGCCAATTCGTCTCTTAAACAACGGAACCCCAAATGCAAACCGTCGCCGTCCACCATTGCACAGGTTCGACGATTTCGACAGGAGATCATTTAGTGATCCTGAAGGAGACGAATTGCCTCACTGGCGAACACGGTGGCGCGGTCGAAGCCTGGATGAGAGGGACAATTCTGGCCTACCCCCAAATCCAAACCGGTCTCGAACTGTCATTGTTTTCGGTCCTCCCGACCAACTTCAGCCAATTCAACCGATATTACCACGGAGAGCTGATCCTAGAGACTACTTCACTGGACCACAACTCGACGAATTAATTGAAGAACTGACACAGAACGACCGACCGGGGCAGCCACCAGCAAGTGAGGAAGCAATCGAGAGGATTCCAACTGTGAAAATAACAGCAGAGCATCTGAAGAACGACGTGCACTGCCCAATTTGTAAGGAGGAGTTTGAAGTCGGGGGAGAAGCAAGGGAATTGAGTTGTAAGCATATATACCATTCGGAGTGCATAGTGCCATGGCTTCGGCTTCATAACTCTTGCCCAGTTTGTAGGCAAGAGATGCCACTGTTGACGCCGGAGAATGGAGCATCGGGAAGTTCTGAAGATGAAGAAGGGATCGGGAGAAGATGTACCAGGTGGTGGAGTCAATTGGTGTCATGGCCATTTCGGAATAGGTATAGGCAGATTAGTCCAATGCCACGGAACCGCTTCAGTGCTTCTCGAG GAATGTAA
- the LOC120084878 gene encoding uncharacterized protein LOC120084878, with amino-acid sequence MSIEIQNLVRADPGVPVALLQEAIKRQHGYNVNYRRVWQAKRKALIAVFGVWEKSYSELPYWLSVVVHYNPGIQIDWFFLPSDVPGTTIFGRVFWSFGREGFNHCRPLIQIDGTYLYGKYKGKLLTALSVDANGHIFSLAFAIVEGDNSSSWSWFLWALREYVTQREGIYLISDRYKGILAAINNEEIGWNEPRAYHRYCLRHVASNFNTRYKSKQLKNLVFKAGNQH; translated from the coding sequence atgagtatcgaaattcaaaatttggttagagctgATCCTGGAGTACCTGTGGCCTTACTTCAAGAAGCCATTAAAAGACAACATGGCTATAATGTCAATTATAGACGGGTgtggcaagccaagagaaaagcgttAATTGCTGTGTTTGGCGtctgggagaaatcatattcggAGCTTCCGTATTGGCTGAGTGTTGTTGTTCATTACAACCCAGGAATACAAATAGACtggtttttccttccctctgaTGTGCCAGGTACGACTATTTTTGGACGAGTTTTTTGGTCTTTTGGTAGAGAAGGGTTCAACCATTGTAGGCCATTAATCCAGATTGATGGAACTTATCTATACGGAAAGTATAAGGGAAAATTATTAACAGCCTTATCTGTTGATGCAAACGGACATATATTTTCCCTTGCTTTTGCTATCGTAGAAGGTGATAATTCGTCCAGCTGGTCATGGTTTTTGTGGGCATTGcgtgaatatgttacccaaagagagggtatTTACTTGATTTCTGACAGATATaagggcattcttgctgcaattaataatgaagaaattggttggAATGAACCCAGAGCGTACCACCGATATTGTCTTCGCCATGTTGCCAGTAATTTCAATACAAGATATAAATCGaagcaactaaaaaatttggtgtttaaggcCGGAAATCAACACTAA
- the LOC120085858 gene encoding prolyl-tRNA synthetase associated domain-containing protein 1 encodes MAKEVYTREELLALLQDLQIDFSRYEHPAVLTVEAQAKYVGNLGGGLSKNLFLKDKKNRYYIVSALADAKVDLKVLSARLGLGKGGLRMAPEEALGEKLKVSLGCVTPFALINKTARDVALLLDQGFKSQEFCFFHPLSNETSISINSSNLDKFLQSIGRDPSYVDLEANPSVGKDQPPDLAGLVPSGSSLVPDTPEKVSSHADSNENHGVTDKKSKAVAANTVKLSTAVKVGKDKPAPKGRPSYANVEKFVEEILDKTSAIVLSELTEETVNKHGEQLGAVVSNSIKRHLSSELNNLSMIFKNAAYTEGFHAGSSHKVKHAC; translated from the exons ATGGCGAAGGAGGTGTACACCAGGGAAGAGTTACTTGCGCTGTTGCAG GatcttcaaattgatttttccAGGTACGAACATCCTGCTGTATTAACAGTTGAAGCTCAG GCAAAATATGTTGGAAATTTGGGGGGTGGACTCAGTAAGAATCTTTTTTTGAAG GACAAAAAGAATAGATACTATATTGTTTCTGCATTGGCAGACGCCAAAGTggacctaaaag TTCTATCTGCGAGACTTGGTTTGGGTAAAGGAGGTCTGAGGATGGCTCCCGAGGAAGCATTGGGTGAGAAACTTAAG GTGTCCCTGGGTTGTGTTACTCCATTTGCACTCATCAATAAAACAGCACG GGATGTCGCCTTGTTGTTGGACCAGGGATTTAAAAGTCAAGAATTTTGCTTCTTCCACCCTCTGTCAAACGAAACTTCAATAT CCATCAATTCCAGTAATCTCGACAAGTTCCTTCAATCGATTGGGAGAGACCCTTCATATGTTGACTTGGAG GCTAATCCTTCTGTAGGAAAGGATCAACCCCCAGATCTCGCGGGACTTGTTCCATCTGGTTCTTCTCTTGTGCCTGATACTCCAGAGAAAGTATCTTCTCACGCAGATTCTAATGAAAATCACGGTGTTACAGACAAGAAGTCTAAAGCAGTTGCAG CGAACACAGTCAAATTATCTACCGCTGTGAAAGTTGGAAAGGACAAACCTGCACCCAAAGGTCGACCATCCTATGCAAATGTGGAAAAATTTGTGGAAGAGATCCTTGATAAGACGTCGGCAATAGTGCTCTCAGAG CTGACAGAGGAGACTGTTAATAAACATGGAGAACAGTTGGGAGCCGTGGTGTCAAACAGCATTAAGAGACATCTCAGCTCGGAGTTGAACAACCTTTCT ATGATATTTAAGAACGCTGCATACACAGAAGGGTTCCATGCTGGATCTTCCCATAAAGTGAAACATGCATGCTGA
- the LOC120085857 gene encoding E3 ubiquitin-protein ligase RZF1 isoform X2, with amino-acid sequence MSFSPPQRTTNNHNITTFQLYWCHRCHRTVTHAAAPPSELTCPRCFGQFIEEIHLTLPQFDPSPAARLLEALSLMLNQPIRLLNNGTPNANRRRPPLHRFDDFDRRSFSDPEGDELPHWRTRWRGRSLDERDNSGLPPNPNRSRTVIVFGPPDQLQPIQPILPRRADPRDYFTGPQLDELIEELTQNDRPGQPPASEEAIERIPTVKITAEHLKNDVHCPICKEEFEVGGEARELSCKHIYHSECIVPWLRLHNSCPVCRQEMPLLTPENGASGSSEDEEGIGRRCTRWWSQLVSWPFRNRYRQISPMPRNRFSASRGLRLSSKISLQRISF; translated from the exons ATGTCTTTCAGCCCACCCCAACGCACAACGAACAACCACAATATCACAACCTTCCAGCTCTATTGGTGCCACCGATGCCACCGGACCGTCACACACGCCGCCGCACCCCCCTCGGAGCTTACCTGCCCCCGCTGTTTCGGACAGTTCATTGAAGAGATCCATCTCACCCTCCCTCAATTTGATCCCTCGCCAGCAGCCCGTTTACTTGAAGCCCTCTCACTAATGCTCAACCAGCCAATTCGTCTCTTAAACAACGGAACCCCAAATGCAAACCGTCGCCGTCCACCATTGCACAGGTTCGACGATTTCGACAGGAGATCATTTAGTGATCCTGAAGGAGACGAATTGCCTCACTGGCGAACACGGTGGCGCGGTCGAAGCCTGGATGAGAGGGACAATTCTGGCCTACCCCCAAATCCAAACCGGTCTCGAACTGTCATTGTTTTCGGTCCTCCCGACCAACTTCAGCCAATTCAACCGATATTACCACGGAGAGCTGATCCTAGAGACTACTTCACTGGACCACAACTCGACGAATTAATTGAAGAACTGACACAGAACGACCGACCGGGGCAGCCACCAGCAAGTGAGGAAGCAATCGAGAGGATTCCAACTGTGAAAATAACAGCAGAGCATCTGAAGAACGACGTGCACTGCCCAATTTGTAAGGAGGAGTTTGAAGTCGGGGGAGAAGCAAGGGAATTGAGTTGTAAGCATATATACCATTCGGAGTGCATAGTGCCATGGCTTCGGCTTCATAACTCTTGCCCAGTTTGTAGGCAAGAGATGCCACTGTTGACGCCGGAGAATGGAGCATCGGGAAGTTCTGAAGATGAAGAAGGGATCGGGAGAAGATGTACCAGGTGGTGGAGTCAATTGGTGTCATGGCCATTTCGGAATAGGTATAGGCAGATTAGTCCAATGCCACGGAACCGCTTCAGTGCTTCTCGAG GATTGAGATTGTCCTCAAAGATCAGTCTCCAACGTATATCATTTTGA
- the LOC120085857 gene encoding E3 ubiquitin-protein ligase RZF1 isoform X1 codes for MSFSPPQRTTNNHNITTFQLYWCHRCHRTVTHAAAPPSELTCPRCFGQFIEEIHLTLPQFDPSPAARLLEALSLMLNQPIRLLNNGTPNANRRRPPLHRFDDFDRRSFSDPEGDELPHWRTRWRGRSLDERDNSGLPPNPNRSRTVIVFGPPDQLQPIQPILPRRADPRDYFTGPQLDELIEELTQNDRPGQPPASEEAIERIPTVKITAEHLKNDVHCPICKEEFEVGGEARELSCKHIYHSECIVPWLRLHNSCPVCRQEMPLLTPENGASGSSEDEEGIGRRCTRWWSQLVSWPFRNRYRQISPMPRNRFSASREINSRGGLSYLSSLVLLMSMFLLQITWILLEPLR; via the exons ATGTCTTTCAGCCCACCCCAACGCACAACGAACAACCACAATATCACAACCTTCCAGCTCTATTGGTGCCACCGATGCCACCGGACCGTCACACACGCCGCCGCACCCCCCTCGGAGCTTACCTGCCCCCGCTGTTTCGGACAGTTCATTGAAGAGATCCATCTCACCCTCCCTCAATTTGATCCCTCGCCAGCAGCCCGTTTACTTGAAGCCCTCTCACTAATGCTCAACCAGCCAATTCGTCTCTTAAACAACGGAACCCCAAATGCAAACCGTCGCCGTCCACCATTGCACAGGTTCGACGATTTCGACAGGAGATCATTTAGTGATCCTGAAGGAGACGAATTGCCTCACTGGCGAACACGGTGGCGCGGTCGAAGCCTGGATGAGAGGGACAATTCTGGCCTACCCCCAAATCCAAACCGGTCTCGAACTGTCATTGTTTTCGGTCCTCCCGACCAACTTCAGCCAATTCAACCGATATTACCACGGAGAGCTGATCCTAGAGACTACTTCACTGGACCACAACTCGACGAATTAATTGAAGAACTGACACAGAACGACCGACCGGGGCAGCCACCAGCAAGTGAGGAAGCAATCGAGAGGATTCCAACTGTGAAAATAACAGCAGAGCATCTGAAGAACGACGTGCACTGCCCAATTTGTAAGGAGGAGTTTGAAGTCGGGGGAGAAGCAAGGGAATTGAGTTGTAAGCATATATACCATTCGGAGTGCATAGTGCCATGGCTTCGGCTTCATAACTCTTGCCCAGTTTGTAGGCAAGAGATGCCACTGTTGACGCCGGAGAATGGAGCATCGGGAAGTTCTGAAGATGAAGAAGGGATCGGGAGAAGATGTACCAGGTGGTGGAGTCAATTGGTGTCATGGCCATTTCGGAATAGGTATAGGCAGATTAGTCCAATGCCACGGAACCGCTTCAGTGCTTCTCGAG AAATTAATTCAAGGGGTGGTTTGTCCTACCTCTCTTCCTTAGTCCTTTTAATGTCGATGTTTTTGCTACAAATAACTTGGATTTTACTTGAACCTCTTCGTTAG